One Phaseolus vulgaris cultivar G19833 chromosome 11, P. vulgaris v2.0, whole genome shotgun sequence genomic window carries:
- the LOC137806222 gene encoding cyclic nucleotide-gated ion channel 4-like — MYSKYIIIISTLSSYNVWVSLEQLTKHGYHTIEQPSSLHTSLFLCVCVPLTTFLIQKSQSYLLTISFPHTIHPQSNHPNKKEIHFFLLIFLSTTMATTITEQESSSRASHVLHYTPTPITTSDEEEEEEEEHLEGNENEPTGAGWRSTAECGGDGRRTLGKVLDPRAKWVQEWNRVFLLVCAAGLFVDPLFFYALSVSDSCMCVFVDGWLAVTVTVLRCMTDALHLWNMVLRMKMAKRTFGLGAAAGLRDTRPRTVALGYLKSRTGFIFDLFVILPLPQIVLWVAIPSLLEKGSVTLVMTVFLIIFLFQYLPKIYHSVCHLRRTQNLSGYIFGTVWWGIALNMIAYFVASHAAGACWYLLGIQRAAKCLKVQCGKTSGCGMNILSCQSPIYYGSNKSLLVRDRARLAWAENREVRQTCLNGPDNYNYGAYRWTVQLVKNNNRLEKILFPIFWGLMTLSTFGNLESTTEWLEVVFNIIVLTSGLLLVTMLIGNIKVFLHATTSKKQAMQLKMRNIEWWMRKRRLPQGFRQRVRNYERHRWAAMRGVDEYEMTRNLPEGLRRDIKYHLCLDLVRQVPLFQHMDDLVLENICDRVKSLIFTKGETIAREGDPVQRMLFVVRGHLQSSQVLRDGVKSCCMLGPGNFSGDELLSWCLRRPFIERLPPSSSTLITLETTEAFGLEAEDVKYVTQHFRYTFVKEKVKRSARYYSPGWRTWAAVAIQLAWRRYKHRLTLTSLSFIRPRRPLSRSSSMGEDRLRLYTALLTSPKPNQDDFDF; from the exons ATGTATTCAAAATACATAATCATAATCTCCACGTTATCTTCCTACAATGTGTGGGTCTCTTTGGAACAACTAACCAAGCATGGCTATCATACTATAGAGCAACCATCTTCACTTCACACTTCTCTCTTTCTATGTGTATGTGTCCCACTCACAACATTTCTTATACAAAAATCCCAATCATATCTTCTTACAATTTCATTCCCTCACACAATCCACCCTCAATCAAACCATCCCAACAAAAAAGAAATCCATTTCTTTCTCTTAATTTTTCTCTCCACCACCATGGCTACTACAATAACAGAGCAAGAGTCCTCATCACGTGCCTCGCACGTGCTCCACTACACCCCCACCCCTATCACCACCTCcgacgaggaggaggaggaggaggaggagcaTTTAGAAGGCAACGAGAACGAGCCCACCGGCGCGGGGTGGCGGTCAACAGCGGAGTGCGGCGGGGATGGGCGGAGAACGTTGGGGAAGGTGTTGGACCCGAGGGCGAAGTGGGTCCAGGAATGGAACAGAGTGTTCCTGCTAGTGTGCGCCGCGGGGTTGTTCGTCGACCCTCTGTTCTTCTACGCGCTCTCCGTTAGCGACTCGTGCATGTGCGTGTTCGTTGACGGGTGGCTCGCCGTTACCGTGACGGTGCTGCGGTGCATGACGGACGCGCTGCACCTGTGGAACATGGTGCTCAGAATGAAGATGGCCAAACGCACGTTCGGGTTGGGCGCCGCCGCGGGACTCAGAGACACTCGGCCGCGCACTGTCGCGCTAGGGTATCTCAAGTCACGGACGGGATTCATTTTTGATTTGTTCGTGATTCTTCCTCTGCCACAG ATTGTGCTTTGGGTGGCAATCCCGTCGTTGTTGGAGAAAGGTTCAGTGACGTTGGTGATGACAGTgttcttaattatatttctgTTCCAATACCTTCCCAAAATTTATCATTCTGTTTGCCATCTGCGACGCACGCAAAACCTCTCTGGCTACATTTTTGGAACAGTTTGGTGGGGAATCGCCCTTAACATGATAGCTTATTTTGTTGCTTCCCAT GCAGCAGGGGCATGTTGGTACTTGCTGGGGATTCAAAGGGCAGCAAAGTGTCTGAAAGTGCAGTGTGGAAAAACAAGTGGTTGTGGCATGAACATTCTGTCATGTCAAAGCCCTATATATTATGGAAGCAATAAGAGTTTGTTGGTTAGGGATAGAGCAAGGTTGGCATGGGCAGAGAACAGAGAAGTGAGGCAAACATGCTTAAATGGCCCTGACAACTACAACTATGGAGCTTATAGATGGACCGTTCAGCTTGTCAAAAATAATAATCGTTTGGAAAAGATTCTTTTCCCTATCTTCTGGGGCCTAATGACTCTAAG CACTTTTGGAAACCTAGAAAGTACAACAGAATGGCTAGAAGTAGTTTTCAACATCATTGTGCTGACCAGTGGCCTTCTTCTTGTAACTATGTTGATCGGAAACATCAAG GTATTTTTGCATGCAACAACGTCAAAGAAGCAAGCAATGCAGTTGAAGATGAGGAACATTGAATGGTGGATGAGGAAACGAAGGTTGCCACAAGGGTTTCGACAACGTGTGCGTAACTATGAGAGGCATCGTTGGGCTGCCATGCGAGGTGTTGATGAATACGAGATGACCAGAAATCTTCCTGAAGGGTTAAGAAGAGACATCAAGTACCATCTTTGTCTTGACTTGGTTAGACAG GTGCCTCTGTTTCAACACATGGACGATCTGGTTCTCGAGAACATCTGTGACCGTGTGAAGTCTCTGATATTCACAAAGGGAGAAACA ATAGCAAGAGAAGGAGACCCAGTTCAGAGAATGCTGTTTGTAGTAAGGGGCCACCTTCAAAGCAGCCAAGTTCTAAGGGATGGTGTGAAGAGTTGCTGCATGTTAGGGCCAGGAAACTTCAGTGGTGATGAGCTTCTTTCATGGTGTTTGAGGAGACCCTTCATAGAACGTCTTCCACCATCTTCATCCACACTCATCACATTGGAAACCACAGAGGCTTTTGGCCTTGAAGCCGAGGATGTGAAGTACGTGACACAACATTTCAGGTACACATTTGTTAAGGAAAAGGTGAAGAGAAGTGCAAGGTATTACTCACCAGGGTGGAGAACTTGGGCTGCAGTGGCCATTCAATTGGCTTGGAGGAGGTACAAGCATAGGTTGACTTTGACCTCTCTGTCCTTCATAAGGCCTAGGAGACCCTTGTCAAGGTCCTCTTCCATGGGAGAAGATAGGCTTCGCCTCTACACTGCTTTGTTGACCTCACCAAAGCCTAATCAGGATGATTTTGACTTTTGA